The sequence below is a genomic window from Streptomyces sp. NBC_00289.
GCGGTCATGGGCCTCACGGGCTGCTCGGACAGTACGGATTCCACCGCGGACAAGGAGTCGGCCGCGAGCAGCTCGCCCGCAGCTGACACCGACAAGTCGGAGGAGGGGAAGCCCGAGGACGCTTCGGCGTCGTCGCGGGCCTCGGCCGCCGGCCAGTCCACGGCCGAGGGGGCCGTTGCCGCGTGGGTCACCGCGGTGGTCAAGGGTGAGGTGAAGGACGCTTGCCTGCTGATGGGGGAAGCAGCCAAGGGCTCGTCGCCCGCGCGAGCGGGAAGCGAGGCGACGTGTGACGGCGACGCGCCTCAGGGAAAGCAGATGGAGAAGAACATCGGGCAGTTCCGTGAGGCGTTCACGCCCGAGCCGCCCACGGACGACCCGAAGGTCGACGTCGCCAAGGTCCCGGCCACCGGTGGCAAGGCAGTGGTCCCCGCCGACAAGATCACCGTCGACGGACAGACGCTCGACAAGATCATCCTTTCCCACTCCACCGGGGTGAAGTCCGGACAGCTGGACGTCAAGGTGCATTCCACCAAGATCGACGAAGCCTGGTACGTGACGGATCTCGACCTCGACATCGGCTGAGCGGTTTCGGCCGGATCAGCTGATCGACGGTCCGGGTGGGCGTTGACTGAAGTGCGGTGAGCACGGATCGAGCCGCCACTCCCGGGCCGTATGCCGCGGATCAGCGACGCGCACGGGCAAGCAGGGCCGCGTGCGGCAGCGTCAGCACACCGTCCCCGTCGGCGAACTCCGAGCTGAACAGATCGAAGTGGCGCTTGATTTCGGCGCGGATCCGCGGAGTCTGGCTCCGCACCATCTGTCCGCCGAACGCCACGCCGGCCGCAGGACCGCTCCACCACTCCTCGGCGCTGGTGCGGTGGTCCCACCGCACCGTCTCGCACGCCGCCTCGCGCAGCCCCGCCGACTCCATCAACCCGGTCAGGCCCCTCTCGTCGCGGGGAAAGTCATCTTCAGGAGCGATGCCCGCGGGCAGGTGAGGTGGGCGTACGGCACCGGCGGCCTGTATGGCGCGCCCCAGCAAGGCTTGTCCCGCTGCCGGGGGAGCCGCCCAGATCGTCAGCGCGATCCGCCCGCCCGGCTTCACGACCCGGCGCAACTCGGCCAGGGCGACGGTGGGCCGGCCCACGTGGTTCAACACGAAGTTGGCCACCACGGCGTCGAACTCGCCGTCACCAAAAGGCAGTTCGGGGAGTACGGCGACACGCACATCAGCGGCGGGCGCGGACCGCGCGGCCAACTGGACCATGGTGGGTTCCGCGTCCACAGCCGTCACCGTCGCCCCCCGGGCGCACGCAGCGGCGGCAACCGTGCCCGGTCCCGTTCCCACGTCGAGCATCCGCTCGCCCGGCCCCACTCCGGCGGCGTCGAGCAGTTGCCGCGTCGGATAGGCGCACAGCTTGGCGAAGCTTCCGGCGTAAGCGGCAGCCCGGCCTGCCCACATGAGCCGTTCACTCTCGTCGAACCCCGTGACCGACCCCGGCACCCTGCCCACCTCAGCTGAAGATCCACCCGACGCCACGACCCTAACCCGCGGTCTGATCAGCGCGGAAGGCTCGCGCAGCCTGCCCCGCCGCGAGACGGTGATGTGCTGGGCGGCCGCGTACCCGCCCAGGGTGAGGAGTTGCCCGGTGGGGACACCACCGACGGTGGGGAGTTGGTGCAGGGAAGCAATGAGCCGCCCCCTCCGTGCGTGTGCTCGCGGGAGGGGGCGGCGTGGGGTATGCCGGCGAATATCAGCCGTGGAAGGTGATGTAGCCGTTGCCGTCGCGGTCGTCGGCGCGCTTGGTGTAGGAGTGCACGTCTGCCCGGGAGCCGGTGGGCTTCACCAGGTAGATGGTGTCCTTGTCGTTGTTCCAGATGAAGTTGCAGTTCTGGCGGTAGACGACGTTGCCGGCGTCGGAGTCGGTCCCGCGGCCGCCTCGCAGCTTCACGTAGTCGCCGGGCTCGAGCTTGTGGCTGGAGTCGAACGTGAACTTGTTGCCGACCGCGTCCTTGACGACGTAACCCTGGAGGTTGACGGTCTTGGTGTGCGAGTAGTTCTTGATGGTCAGGTATTCGTTCTTGGTGTTGCCGCCCGAGCATCTGTTGGAGTCGCTGCCGGGCGCGTCGTACTGGACGCCCTTGAGCTTCAGCGCGGACGTGTACTCGGTGGCTGCGGCGGGGCCGGCGGCTATCAGGGCCAGCGTGCCCGCTGCGGCGACTGCGGCCAGGGTGTGGCGCATACGCATGAGGAATCCCCCCTCGGTGGTGCGAATAGTGCGCCTGGAGCATACCGGATGTGATCATGTGGTGGCCCCCATGTGTACAACACGTGTACAAACGGTGAAGCACGCCTTACAGTGGCGATTTCGCCCCGCTTTCGGGTGGTCGCGGAAGGGGCCCGTCGTCGACGGGCCCCTCGGCGTGCCGCAGCCAGTGGTGGCCACCGGTCGAAGCCGCCGCGCGCATGAAGTGCTTCAACCGAGGGTGCTCAGCCCCGGTGGCCGGCCGCGGGCCGGTTCAGCGCGGGCGGCCCCGCGTCGGCGGCCGTTCCCCATCCGGACGGCTCGGTGCCGACCGAGAACGCGAGTGACCGCATGTCCCGCAGGGCATCGGTCGTGAGATACGTGCGGCCGTACGGGGACCCGTCGACGCGGGCCGACTGGATGTAATGGCGGCCGTCGGAGGTGCCGGGCGCCGTCACCGTGAGCGCCCCACGCGGGTAGTAGCGTCGGTCGAGTGTGAGGTCGACCCGTTCGAAGACGGGGGTGGACAGACCCCAGGTGTCGTAGCCGGGCTGCACCGGGAAGATGCCGATCGACGACAGCACGTTCCAGGCGGACATCGTGCCGAGGTCGTCGTTGCCCGTCATGCCGGTCGGGGTGTCGGTGAACAGGGTCAGCGCGGCGTGCACCACGTCGGTGGTCTTCCAGGGCCGGCCGGTGGAGAGGTAGGTGTACGGGGCGATGAGGTCGGGTTCGTTCTGCGGGTTGTACTTGTCCGCGTTGTAGTAGTCGTACGGGCCGTTCACCCACACCTCGCGGGCGGTCTTCGCGGGATCCCGCACGAGTTGCTCGTAGGCGAAGAAGGAGTCCAGCCGGTCGTTGGCCGCCTGCTTGCCGCCGATCAGGTCGACCATGCCCGGCAGGTCCTGCGGTACGAGCCACTGGTACTGCCAGGAGGTGCCCTCGTGGAACCCCTCGCTCTGGGCCGGGTCGGCCGGCCCGGTGAAGGCGCCGGAGGCGTCACGCGCACGGAAGAAGCCGGTCGAGGAGTCGAAGATCCTGCGGTAGTTCTGGGCCCGGGCGGAGTAGCGGGCGGCGTCCGCGGCGTGGCCGAGGTCGCGGGCCATGGCCCCGAGCATCGCGTCCGACAGGGCGTACTCCAGCGTCGCGGACGCGCCGTGGTCGTAGTCGGAGTCGCCGGGCTTCGCGTGCGGGCGGTCGTGGACGTAGGGCGCGAAGCCGTCGGCGATGTACTCCCGGTTGGCCTCGCGGCCCACGGCCGGCGAGTCGGCGGGCGGCACACCGTCGGCGTTGTTCTTCAGGGCGCGATAGGCCCGCTCCTCCCAGCCCTTGAGCAGCCCCTGTTGGTAGGCGTTGGTGAGGAACGGAGTGACCGGGTCACCGGTCATGATGTTCGTCTCCACCGTGCCGTAGCCCCACTTGGGCAGCCAGCCGCTCTCCTCGTCGATCTTGATGACGGAAATCGCCATGTCGCGCGCCTCGCGCGGCGCGAGCAGGGACAGGAGCTGGGACTGGGTGCGGTAGGTGTCCCACAGCGACCAGTTCTGGTAGTACGTGAAGCCCCGCGCGCGGTGGATCTTCTGGTCCCAGCCGGTGTAGCGGCCGTCGGCGTCACTGCCGATGTTGGGCGCGAGGAAAGACCGGTACAGGGAGGAGTAGAACGTACGCCGGAGGGCGTCGCCGCCACCCTGCGCGCGCACGTCGTCGAGCCGGTCCTCCCAGGCCTGGCGGGCGGCACCGCGGACCTGGTCGAAGGAACGACCGCCCTCCGCGCGGAGGTTGACGGCGGCGCCGTGGGCGTCGACGTACGACAGGGCGCTCGTAGCCTCGACGGTCCGG
It includes:
- a CDS encoding class I SAM-dependent methyltransferase codes for the protein MWAGRAAAYAGSFAKLCAYPTRQLLDAAGVGPGERMLDVGTGPGTVAAAACARGATVTAVDAEPTMVQLAARSAPAADVRVAVLPELPFGDGEFDAVVANFVLNHVGRPTVALAELRRVVKPGGRIALTIWAAPPAAGQALLGRAIQAAGAVRPPHLPAGIAPEDDFPRDERGLTGLMESAGLREAACETVRWDHRTSAEEWWSGPAAGVAFGGQMVRSQTPRIRAEIKRHFDLFSSEFADGDGVLTLPHAALLARARR
- a CDS encoding GH92 family glycosyl hydrolase; translation: MRWIQRIRGAGTVAAAAALLGAALVAPAAAQAAAPGARLTDLVNPFIGTQNEGNTYPGAAVPFGMVQFSPDTGHNTGYDYSQNHIRGFSLVHLSGVGCGLGGDLPVLPTTGDVTETDYATYQAEFSHDTEKASPGYYKVGLKTGIDAELTATARTGVQRYTFPATDKANVLLNAGQSLHRTVSTKVEVLDSRTVRTAITGSGFCQDTKSYTVYTITRFDRPFTAYGTWDGSTVTGGSRSGRDGAYVRFDTTRDRTVEATSALSYVDAHGAAVNLRAEGGRSFDQVRGAARQAWEDRLDDVRAQGGGDALRRTFYSSLYRSFLAPNIGSDADGRYTGWDQKIHRARGFTYYQNWSLWDTYRTQSQLLSLLAPREARDMAISVIKIDEESGWLPKWGYGTVETNIMTGDPVTPFLTNAYQQGLLKGWEERAYRALKNNADGVPPADSPAVGREANREYIADGFAPYVHDRPHAKPGDSDYDHGASATLEYALSDAMLGAMARDLGHAADAARYSARAQNYRRIFDSSTGFFRARDASGAFTGPADPAQSEGFHEGTSWQYQWLVPQDLPGMVDLIGGKQAANDRLDSFFAYEQLVRDPAKTAREVWVNGPYDYYNADKYNPQNEPDLIAPYTYLSTGRPWKTTDVVHAALTLFTDTPTGMTGNDDLGTMSAWNVLSSIGIFPVQPGYDTWGLSTPVFERVDLTLDRRYYPRGALTVTAPGTSDGRHYIQSARVDGSPYGRTYLTTDALRDMRSLAFSVGTEPSGWGTAADAGPPALNRPAAGHRG
- a CDS encoding lamin tail domain-containing protein, whose product is MRMRHTLAAVAAAGTLALIAAGPAAATEYTSALKLKGVQYDAPGSDSNRCSGGNTKNEYLTIKNYSHTKTVNLQGYVVKDAVGNKFTFDSSHKLEPGDYVKLRGGRGTDSDAGNVVYRQNCNFIWNNDKDTIYLVKPTGSRADVHSYTKRADDRDGNGYITFHG